The genomic stretch AACACTGTACTTTCTTCATTACAGACAGCACAGCCAGCATTATTGCACGGAGACGCCGATTCAACCACCTGACACAGGAGCTCTACGAGCTGCCGATTGTAGTTTGGGACAGTGGGGAGCCTTTGTTGAGCGGAACCAGCACCTTGACCCTGCGGGTGTGCCCATGCCAGCGCCATGGCAGGATCCGGATGTGTCAAGGCGAAGCATTCCTATCATCAGCAGGCCTCAGCACGGGGGCCCTGATTGCCATCCTGCTGTGCATCGTTATCCTGCTGAGTAAGTTGGGACAGCCACTGTGGGGACTTCGGCAGGGGGCCGCTGCCTGGGGGCAAATATATGGAGGCCACGGATGGAGGAGATGGACCATAGAAGTGCAGGGAAGAGTGGGAGGTTTTGAAAAGGTATGACAAGGGCAGAGGATGAAAAGACATGCGAGGACACAGGGAGAATCTGGAATGAGGGTAAAAGAGAgttagaagaaaaagaggagcaCGTGAAGGACAGAAGAGTAGGAGAacacacagagaggaggtcAGAAGTAAGGTGACTAGAAAAGAGATGGGAAGGACAAAGACTGTAAAAGGTGAGAGGAATGATGATTCTAGGGTCAAtatgagaggagagaggaggctgACAAAACACTGAGAATGATGCTCTTTCACTTGAAGATGGGAACTTTTTAAGTTTGAGGCAGCTTGTTTAAGAAAAGTGAAAATATGAGCTCAGTCTTAAAAATTTGGAATTTAGTTTGAATCTTCCTTCTTATTCAACAACCAAATCCCTCCCTCCATCACTCCCTGCAGGGCACGTGCTTGACATTGCATGTTGTGACTAGAAGAGCATAGGACAAGCATGGAAGGATATGGTGACAGCCAACACAGATACCACTCTTGCTGATTTCATGTGTGAAGGATGTGTTATGCACCACGAATATAAAAGACCATCAGAAATACATTGAAAATACACAGGGTTTATTCAATCTTGCCAGCTTGTCAAAGCACCCAGAACACGTCTTCGTCAATGAGAGTGCATGCCTTGTTACTATGGCAACCCCTCTTTGCAGGGACAGTAAGTGATTATATATAAACTTGAAAATATGATCTGGTCACATGAATTTGGGACGTTGGACAGCAAGCACCAAAggtcagaccaaaaaaaaaaaaaaaaaaaaaagggaagttcTTGAGTTTCCTAAAGGCGTGGGGAGTGCTGAACATGATTTGGCAAAACTATATAATAACAAAGGTTCATTATtgctcctctcccctcctctctttACTGATTGTCTGTGGACATTAGTGCGTGAAGGTTATGCATATTCAAACCGGCTTTCTTCGTCCTCTATGCCAGCCTCTGGCTGAGGCGAACAAAAGGCCGTCGCCACTGTTTGGTGCAAACCCTTGAGTGAGAAACACATGCAGAATCACTAATCATCAGCACAGGGAAGATCCTGTTTTTTACAGAGTggtaaagagaaaaaggaagagaCAGAAACTGTCacacctgcctttttttttcttcttttttcactgtttattttgacTGTGTTGTATTTTGCTTTCACACTTTCTAGTCTCGGGTTCTTTGTCTCTCACGCGGTGCGGGTAGCCAGAGGGTCAGCCCAAGAGATTTGAGATTTTGTCAGTGCGTCCAGTCAAAAAATGAATTACATTCCAGTCCATTTACCTTCCCATCATTTTTCTTGCTGATGTCATTTTTCATAATTCAACATCTTTTCACCAGTCCTCAAAAATCGCTACCTCTGCGCCATTCTTTTTTCCAGGTATAATGTAGAAATAGCTTAATGTCGGATTGAAATCGCTAAATGTGATATCCTCATTTTTAATTCCAGCGGGAGTGTTATTTTGCGTGTCATACAGGCCCCCTCCCCCctctgtttgtgtctcagtACTGTTAGGCTAGGCATCAGTGTGTTTTGGCCTTGGTACTAACATGTAACATGTATATGAGTCAAACTCACAAGCCTTTAATCACCTTTCCTCATATTGCCATCATTGTGATCAGGCCACAAATTATGTATACATGAAGTATCCTCAGTCACGGAAAGTAACATCATGTGCGTGCATCAATTATTTTGCAACTCTTTGCAGTTTTTGTGCGCTTGCATAAACGAATTAAACTAATAGATGCACAATAATGCACACGCTCTAAGgttttgtataaaaaaataaaacttgtttCTGATACATACAAAATATAGCTCACTGGTTAATAAAAGGAAGTGCTAGCCAATCAGACAGTGCTCACAGTTTCAGTTCTTGCTCGTCTCTCCTTGTCAGTGTGACTTGTCTGTGCctgattgttttctgtttgtccgATTAATGTCCGTGCTTTATCTCTGTGCCCTCTAATAAGCCATTTAATTAGGCCTGCAGCAAACCAGAAAGGGGTACAAACTAATGATTCAGCTGATAATGACCTTTACACGTGCCTTAAATAGCCTAAAATATTCATAAGCTCATCATTGTTTGGCTGTAGTTTCAAATTCTAATATTAACTCACTATCAAGGAAATAGTACTGTTACTGTACTAACTCAGTTAaatgaggaaaatgaaaatgaggaaATTCATAGTAATTATCTTTCTACAGCCTCCTTGATACATTCTGAGTTTGTACTGACACAGAACGCCATCAATATGTTTTTCAACAGGTGTAAGATTTAAGTTCATTTCAGCatcttaatttatattttataataattcTTGAAACTTCCTTCTCATTTTAGGAACAATAAAATGACTATTAGGCAAAGTGTTAGTCTGATTTGGTCCTACTTTCCCCTCAGGACTCCATCTCCCAGCTGTAAACCTGATCTATATATAACAGTGGTTTTAAAATCTATTGTCcatatttgaaatataaatattcaaTTCTTGCACTTGCATATCGATCTCTATGCCCCTTTGTTTACAAGTTCCCTTTTACttatacaatactgtgcaaaagtcttgagccactcctcatttctttagattttgcttcCTTGTATCTTTGGACACTTTGTTGTTAGCAGCGTGCTAAACACAATTTGTTCTTTAGTTGAATAAAATTTATCACTGGCTGAAACTTttcaaatccaaatttgaaaagtttggttcaaatcattgtcaataTGTATGAAGatggtcaggagagaggtacaacagtgagtgcccacagccatctgtgaaacacagtggaggctctgtcatggtttggggctgcatttcagccagtggtgtgtGGGACCTTGTCAAAACTGacagaattatgaatgcagaaaagtacagtgagatctggaaagcatctgattggcaatggcatttttcagcatgacagtgattcCAAACACATTGCCTATGCAGAGATAGAAAGGCACACAACTGAACACTATCGGTTTTGGACTGGCCTCCTCAGAACCTGGACCTCAAAATTATTGAAGTAGTCTGGGATCATCTTGAAGGAGAATGATGTACAAAGTGgccaaaatccaaagaagaCCTTTGGAATTGCAAAGTTGATgctatgttgaagaataaaggggGTCATTCCAAATATTGACATTCAAGCTTGTTATAATTGTACAAACTGTTATTGCCTTATGTACTTTTTTGTTTGGCTGgctaaagacttttgcacagtactgtagaaaCCTACTGTAGTTTTATAATACAATACAGTCTTCTATTGTAATCTCCTATAACCTGGGTATAAACACAGCATAAATTAGACTTCTGCAACAGCTTCTGTATCTGCTCCCTGGTGCCATAAGTGGTGCACTGAGCTGCATTTAATACCCTACAGCCGGTACCGGCTAGCCACATGGAATGACCCGAATAGACCATTACTAAACTTTAATGCAGAGAGTGTGTTACTATATAGTTTGTACAGTGGACAGGGATATACTATAAATGCAAGTAGATCATGAACTGTAGAAAGTGCAGTCTGGTATATGAAATGCCAGGAAGTAATAAAGGTGCATTATCTCAGCCTCTCAGCAGCATTTTTACTGTATGTTGAGGTTGTTTGCCTCTAATTCACAGTGAGGTGTTAAACTGCAGATAGTGCAAGAGGGAGGTGCTACCAGACAATTTTAACTATATCAGCTACAACACGTGCACGACAAAGTAAAATAAGTAATCACAAATTAAATTGTCTCCCATTTCTGCTCAGTGATTTACCCAGGTTGCTTCACACAGTCACGCGGTGGCTTTGTGTAATTGGTTGCTTTAAATAAGCTAAGTGATAAGCACTGTCCCATACAAATTGCATTTTTCACTGTCTATAACTTCAACCTGGCAAATACCAGGTTGAGTAAAGTTtagttccttttttgttttgttgcatagattaatcactgtttttttattcaaacatgGAAAAACACTCAACAATGAAAATTTTTATGAACTTATGTGTATTGGCTTTATTTATAGGGTGTATTAGGGTGCATTTTTTGCATTTAACTTGACAGTATTCAAGTCAGAGCATCCTCATGAATAATTTAGTCTGAGTAATCTGATATCCTGCCAGATTAAAAAGTTAGATTGTGCGTCCtgcaattaaaacattaaaagacatgAAGAAATTTCTATGTTTATATCTTCATTTGAGTATTTGAGGACTCGTGCTTAATTTGAGAAGGTCACTTTAATTCAAATCCATAGCTCTAATCTAATCTGAAGCCCAACTGTGTCACACAGTTACACAATTAAAAAGGGGTTTACTGTGTGATGTACTGTAGAGATTTTAAGTTCTGATAAAATTCTACAGTGCACTTGCATGTTCAGGTCCACATAGTGCAGCACAGTGGGGTAGTgggcagcaagaaggtcctgggttcgattccaccttggccagggcctttctgtgtggagtttgcatgttctccccatgccttCTCCgagtactccggtttcctcccacagtccagaaacatgcagttactggtgTTAGGttaatggtgattctaaattgcccataggtgtgattgtgagtgtgttagccctgtggcagcctggcaacctgtacagggtgtaccctgcctctcgccctatgtcagctgggataggctccacccccacgcgaccctgaacaggataaagggaagagaatggatggatggatgtgtccACATAGCTACCCCAGATTGAATGTTGCCTACCAACCAAACTAAACTATTGGTGTAACATCACCACTGCTTCACTAACTCAAGTTTGTTGTCAGTGCACCTCCAAACATCctccttcagaactgctttataGTCTGTTTGCAACATGCCAAATCTATACAAAAATGCACTGCTTGAGTAAATACATTAGATCAGCTAAATGTATCAGTGCTTCCCTGAGATTATGAAAGCTGAATCCTCTTTATCTAACACCGTCACCTTCCTGTCTCTCACCTTGTATGTGCTAGGTGTCTCATCATTATAGGCTGATCTAACACAGTGTTGTGTTTCTTTTAGATGAATATAGAATATAACAGCTAGATGTGCGATGGCAAAATGCcaaaaacatttacacattttttgttttcttttttaaaaaagaagcgtgGTGTGAACGcttatgggtttttttgttttttgtttttttttttctcctggtaGCATTCAATGCTGTTTCAGTGTGAAGCCAAGTTGCCTCTGCAGGAACACTGATGTATCTTAACTTGTCTCTGTTAATGTAACTTAATGAACTCCCTTTAAATATTGCACTGCTGTAAAACTTTTCTTCCCTCACTGAAGCCATTTTATTAAATAGATTTCCACATTAACATACTGGTAAGAGGTCATCATTAACCCAAAGAAGCATAACTCTCATTAGTTGCGGTAACAAGTTTCAAACTGTAGCATGTCATCAAGTATTACCCGACTTCATGACTTCATTAAGAATTGGAAAGTATATTTAACACTGTACGCTGTCTTTTCTTCAATGTGGCAGAGCAGGCGTATTCTTTGCATTCACATAAAACTCATGATTGCTAAAGCCTCTAACTGACATAACTTTTTAGCCCTTGGCAAGTTTTTGTATCCTGGTGAAAATTACATATATATGAACATAAAACTGCTTGGGTTCAAttgatttttaaactttttttatgAAAACCCAGGGACGCACACCGGGACTCTTATTAGCACAAGAAACATGGCTTAGCATTATTACCATACAGAGCAGCATTACTAGCTTTTTACTCTCTTCACCATGATAAACATTAACaccaaaaaaatatttctgtcttGCAGCAATTGTGGTACTTTTCATTACCCTGAGGCGGAGCAAGAAAGAGCCCCTCATCATCTCTGAAGAAGACATTAGAGAGAACGTGGTCACCTATGATGACGagggcggcggcgaggaggacACGGAGGCTTTCGACATCATTGCTCTTCGTAACCCAGCTGCCGCAGAGGAGCTCAAGTTCCGACGGGACATTCGCCCAGAGGCGAGGAAACATTGCGGTCCGCCCTGCAGCCATCGGAGCCCATCTGTGGAGCTGGATGAGGTGGATGTGCACGAGTTCATCAAACAAAGACTGGTGGAGGCCGACATGGACACCAGCGTGCCACCGTACGATTCGCTTCAGACCTATGCTTACGAGGGTCAGGGTTCACCGACAGGATCCATCAGTCCTGTAGACTCACCCGGCACACATTCGGAGCAGGATTTTAACTACCTGGATGACTGGGGACCGCAGTTCCAGAAGCTAGCAGAACTCTATGGAGATCCAGAGTCAGATGTGACGACCTAGTCTGTGATTTCAGTCTTGTTCAAACCAAATCTGTTTGAAATCCgtttttcagattttcagtgAAGGATATCAACAAACAGATATACTTTCAAACTGTTTCAGTGGTTTCCAACTTATACTGTTGAACTGAAAAGGACtgctctatttttatttattttgtttttcattttgtcgCTTTGGATCATGGGTTGTTCATCTGGAAGTATTACATCAGATTTTGACAAGGAAGAACATAAATATGGGAAAAGGAAAATGAT from Archocentrus centrarchus isolate MPI-CPG fArcCen1 chromosome 20, fArcCen1, whole genome shotgun sequence encodes the following:
- the LOC115799429 gene encoding cadherin-18 isoform X3, with the protein product MSDNPSLLSHVPVTVQVLDVNDNPPEIATEEEVIVCESSRPGQVIQTVTAVDKDDFANGQRFSFALPSQLPVNPNFTLKDNEDSTASIIARRRRFNHLTQELYELPIVVWDSGEPLLSGTSTLTLRVCPCQRHGRIRMCQGEAFLSSAGLSTGALIAILLCIVILLTIVVLFITLRRSKKEPLIISEEDIRENVVTYDDEGGGEEDTEAFDIIALRNPAAAEELKFRRDIRPEARKHCGPPCSHRSPSVELDEVDVHEFIKQRLVEADMDTSVPPYDSLQTYAYEGQGSPTGSISPVDSPGTHSEQDFNYLDDWGPQFQKLAELYGDPESDVTT